ATGTAATAAATTTGGAATCATAATTGCAGTTAAACAACTGTTACCTCTATTATTGTAACTATTTTGAATGAGATTATAAAATAGTTAGCATTAAATATATTATATATAATATATTTAATAGAATTTAAAAAAGTATGTACTATTATTATTTTATTCAAAATAATAATTTAACTATCTCATAATATATTATATAATAATTTATTATGCTAGTTAATTACTGTTGAATAATCCATATGTATTAATCTTATATCTTTTAGTTTAATTATAATTTTTCATATTGTATTCATATTCTAGGTGTTTTTATTAAAGCTACTTGACATAGTGTGAAAATAGTAACAATATTTATTCTAATCTAGTAACTGTGCAGCTAAATATTGCTTTACTAGGGGGTAAAGATGTCTAAAGAGTCTCTATGGAAAAGTCCATGGTTTAAGTATCTTTTAGGCGGCTTTATATTGGGGATAATTGTTATTGTGGGGATTAACTGGGGTATGAAGGTAACAGACTCAAGGCCATTTTGTGCAAGTTGTCACATAATGGAGCAGGCAGCAGTAACAAATAAGTTATCCATACATGCTAACTTATCTTGTAATGATTGCCATGCACCACATGAGTTATGGAGAAAAATTCCATTTAAAGCAAAGGAGGGAATCCGAGATTTTTATATGAATACAATTGGGAATGCACAGTTACCGATTATTCCAGGAACAGAAACAAAAGAAGTAGTTAATGAAAACTGTAAGGCATGTCATGCTATATCAAATATGACTGTCTCAAGTACAGAGGCAAAACCCTATTGCGTGGATTGTCACCGTGATATGAAACACATGCATATGCAGCCAATCAGTAAAAGGATAGTAGCCGATGATTAATCAAATTATATTAAAGAGTGTATATGGGCTGTTACTTTGTTTAGTGGTTGTTCTTTCTGGGTGTGGTGATGTAGATACAGAGTTAAAAACACCAGAATATAACACAGGATTACCTGCAGATCATTTAGGTAATCTTGCTTTTAAAAAAATATTTCCTTTACATTATGCATCATATGAATTGAATAATGAAAGTAGTATTATGACAGTATATAAGGGCTCCGTTCCTTATATGAAGAATGATAATAAAGATCCTTTACCAGAAGGATACAAGTATGCACAACCTTATTTGAAAAATCTTTGGCTAGGTTATCCTTTTATGTATGATTATCGTGAATCTCGGGGCCATACTCATGCTATAGGAGATGTCCTAGACTCAGATCGTCCTAATCGTTATGCATTTAAAAGTGGTCTTCCTGCTACTTGCTGGAACTGTAAGACTCCACAGATGCTTAAGTGGACCAAAGATGATGGTAATGCATTTTGGTCAAAAGATATGAATGAGTTCCGTGAACGACTTCATCCAGAAGATGATACTGTAGGATGTGTCAATTGTCATAATCCACAGACAATGGAACTACAGCTTTATAGTGAACCTCTTAAAGATTATTTAGTATCTGTAGGAAAAGATCCTGATAAACTTTCAAGGCAAGAAATGCGTTCGTTAGTTTGTGCACAGTGCCATGTAGAATACTACTTTGAAAAGACAGGTGTGCCTGCTAAACCAGTCTTCCCATGGGCAAAAGGATTTAATCCTGAAGATATGTATCAATATTATAAAGAACATGGTGATTCTACTATTCCTGGATTTGAAGGCCAATTTTATGATTGGATACATCCAGTTTCAAAAACACCTATGATTAAGATTCAACATCCTGAATATGAGACATGGATTGATGGTCCTCATGGTTCAGCTGGTGTGACATGTGCTGATTGTCATATGCCTTATATACGAGGAGAGAATGGTCAAAAGATGTCTAGTCACTATTGGACATCTCCTCTTAAAGACCCAGAGATGAGGGCATGTCGTCAGTGTCATGCTGATAAAAGTCCAGAGTTCTTAAAAGAGAGTGTTGTTTCTGTCCAAAAAGCAACATTTGATCAATTGTTGATAGCTCAGGAGCTTTCTGTAAAAGCCCATGAAGCAGTACGGTTAGCTGATGAATATACAGGTCCAAGAGCTAATAATTATGATCAACTCATGATCCAAGCAAGAGATATGATCCGTAAAGGACAACTATTCTGGGATTATGTATCTGCTGAAAATGGAGTTGGATTCCATAACCCTGTAAAAGCATTGAATACCTTGGCATCTTCAATACAATATAGTCAAGAAGCTATTAACCTGGCTATGGAGGCAACAAAATATGCCATTGGGCCAAACCTTCAAGGAGATATTAAAGAAATAGTTCCACCTATTTTGGTTATGTCTCGTAAATTACAACAAGATCCAGAGTATCTTAAAACAAACCCTTGGTTTAAGTATCTAAAAGTACTACCAAAAGCTGAAATTGAATGGGATGGTACAAAATACTTAGGTGATAAATAACAAACTCTATTCATATAATTATGATATAAAATGAGCCCATTATACTAGTATAATGGGCTCATTAACTAATTAGTTTTTAACATATCAGAACCTATGAAAGACTAGCAACATCATTTTGTAATTCAAATACATCATGGAGTGTCCGAACAGCAAGCTCTGTATACTTTTCTTCTATTAAACAAGAAATTTTTATTTCTGATGTACTAATTAATAAAATATCAATATTTTCATCTTTTAATGCATTAAAAGCTTTTGCAGCAACCCCAGCATGGTTTCGCATACCAACACCAATGAGAGAAACTTTTGCAACATTAGTAGCACATTCAACGCTTTTCCCTCCAATAGACTTAATTAGCTCTTCCATTAGATTACATGCTCTAGTTAGATCTTTACGAGATACAGTAAAAGTTATGTCTGTCAGATTATTTCTACTTGAAGCTTGAATAATCATATCTACAAGGATGTGTTGTTCAGCTAGAGGCCCAAATATTGACGCTGCTGTTCCAATGTGATGTGGAATATCACAGAGAGTAACACGTGCTTGATCATTATCATATGCAATACTAGAAACAAGAACAGCTTCCATAATTGAATTCTCCTGAGTAACCATTGTTCCTGATGCGTTACTAAATGTAGAAAGTACTTTTATAGGGACATTGTATTTTTTTGCAAACTCTACAGATCGAATCTGTAATACTTTAGCACCCATAGAGGCCATTTCAAGCATTTCGTCATAACTAACATATGCAAGCTTTCTAGCTTTTGTACATAAGTTTGGATCGGTTGTATAAACACCTTCCACGTCTGTATAAATTTCACATTTGCATGAGCCTAAAGAAGCCGCAATAGCTACAGCAGAGGTATCTGAACCTCCACGTCCAAGGGTAGTGATTTGTCCTTCTTGTGTAACTCCTTGAAATCCTGCTATAATAAGAGCATCATAATTTTTAAGCTGCTTATAAAGCATGTCTCCATTAATGGAAATAATCCTTGCTTGTCCAAAGTCATTATTTGTTAAGATAGGAATTTGCCAACCAAGTAAGGAACGTGTTTTTATACCTTGCTTGTTAAGTAATAGACTAAAAAGTGTAATAGATGCATGTTCCCCAGTAGAAAGAAGACTATCAAGTTCTAAAGGGTCAGGGTTTTCTGCACATGAGTGTGCAAGCTCTAATAATGTATTTGTTTTTCCTGCCTTAGCTGAAAGGACAACAACAACTTTAAATCCGTTATTAAGAGCATTAGTCACTTTCTGTTGCACTTGTTTTAGACATTCTAATGTAGCAACAGAAGTTCCTCCAAATTTTTGTACAAGAATTTGCATAGAGTTATACTATAGGTGAAGAGAGATTTTGTGTATTCATTAGCTTTAATTGGATTACCTGTTGATGTTGTATCAGAGAGTCAATAATTTTAGCTGAGATTACTCCATGATGATAACACGATATTTGTCGAGTATTTTTTTCATCTAGTGAAAGAGAAAAAATAATACACTCAGTAGGAAATAGTTCTTCTGGGAGATATTCTGCCCATTCTATGATTACTAACCCTTGGTGATCATAAAGCAATTCATATATCTCTTCAGGGATTGTATGAGAGCAGCGATAAAGATCACAATGTATAACAGTAGGATTTGTTGGATAA
The sequence above is drawn from the Lawsonia intracellularis PHE/MN1-00 genome and encodes:
- a CDS encoding cytochrome c3 family protein, whose translation is MSKESLWKSPWFKYLLGGFILGIIVIVGINWGMKVTDSRPFCASCHIMEQAAVTNKLSIHANLSCNDCHAPHELWRKIPFKAKEGIRDFYMNTIGNAQLPIIPGTETKEVVNENCKACHAISNMTVSSTEAKPYCVDCHRDMKHMHMQPISKRIVADD
- a CDS encoding ammonia-forming cytochrome c nitrite reductase subunit c552, encoding MINQIILKSVYGLLLCLVVVLSGCGDVDTELKTPEYNTGLPADHLGNLAFKKIFPLHYASYELNNESSIMTVYKGSVPYMKNDNKDPLPEGYKYAQPYLKNLWLGYPFMYDYRESRGHTHAIGDVLDSDRPNRYAFKSGLPATCWNCKTPQMLKWTKDDGNAFWSKDMNEFRERLHPEDDTVGCVNCHNPQTMELQLYSEPLKDYLVSVGKDPDKLSRQEMRSLVCAQCHVEYYFEKTGVPAKPVFPWAKGFNPEDMYQYYKEHGDSTIPGFEGQFYDWIHPVSKTPMIKIQHPEYETWIDGPHGSAGVTCADCHMPYIRGENGQKMSSHYWTSPLKDPEMRACRQCHADKSPEFLKESVVSVQKATFDQLLIAQELSVKAHEAVRLADEYTGPRANNYDQLMIQARDMIRKGQLFWDYVSAENGVGFHNPVKALNTLASSIQYSQEAINLAMEATKYAIGPNLQGDIKEIVPPILVMSRKLQQDPEYLKTNPWFKYLKVLPKAEIEWDGTKYLGDK
- a CDS encoding aspartate kinase, with the protein product MQILVQKFGGTSVATLECLKQVQQKVTNALNNGFKVVVVLSAKAGKTNTLLELAHSCAENPDPLELDSLLSTGEHASITLFSLLLNKQGIKTRSLLGWQIPILTNNDFGQARIISINGDMLYKQLKNYDALIIAGFQGVTQEGQITTLGRGGSDTSAVAIAASLGSCKCEIYTDVEGVYTTDPNLCTKARKLAYVSYDEMLEMASMGAKVLQIRSVEFAKKYNVPIKVLSTFSNASGTMVTQENSIMEAVLVSSIAYDNDQARVTLCDIPHHIGTAASIFGPLAEQHILVDMIIQASSRNNLTDITFTVSRKDLTRACNLMEELIKSIGGKSVECATNVAKVSLIGVGMRNHAGVAAKAFNALKDENIDILLISTSEIKISCLIEEKYTELAVRTLHDVFELQNDVASLS
- the tsaE gene encoding tRNA (adenosine(37)-N6)-threonylcarbamoyltransferase complex ATPase subunit type 1 TsaE, translating into MQNTPPMSSIVTKTYTQNSPPSVIFTISNPNSMTYFGQYIATLLVNYSFMPVILLYGEVGSGKTTFTRGLVQHFLYNEYAEVSSPSFTICNYYPTNPTVIHCDLYRCSHTIPEEIYELLYDHQGLVIIEWAEYLPEELFPTECIIFSLSLDEKNTRQISCYHHGVISAKIIDSLIQHQQVIQLKLMNTQNLSSPIV